The following are encoded together in the Desulfonatronum sp. SC1 genome:
- a CDS encoding co-chaperone YbbN: MNSKTHIGIAVVLIAVLGTIVLIHQHQSGQLDERAAVNLQSLGEPAAHDADNDVDPSLLPGNPSPLPRMVDLGADNCLPCKLMAPILQELKVEYAEVFATHFIDVWKNPTAGRQFSIRMIPTQIFFDTDGKELFRHEGFMSKQDILMRWKQLGVNVAKAG; the protein is encoded by the coding sequence ATGAACTCGAAAACCCATATCGGCATTGCGGTCGTTCTGATCGCCGTACTCGGGACTATTGTCTTGATCCATCAGCACCAAAGCGGGCAGCTTGATGAGAGAGCGGCCGTCAACCTGCAAAGCCTCGGGGAACCCGCCGCCCATGATGCCGACAACGACGTGGACCCGAGCCTGCTTCCCGGCAATCCCTCGCCCCTGCCCCGCATGGTGGATCTAGGCGCGGACAATTGTCTCCCCTGCAAGTTGATGGCTCCGATCCTTCAGGAATTGAAGGTCGAATACGCAGAGGTATTCGCCACGCACTTCATCGACGTCTGGAAAAACCCGACGGCCGGTCGGCAATTCAGCATTCGGATGATTCCCACCCAGATTTTTTTCGATACCGACGGCAAGGAACTCTTCCGACACGAAGGCTTCATGTCCAAGCAGGACATTTTGATGCGTTGGAAGCAACTAGGGGTGAATGTGGCGAAAGCGGGGTAG
- a CDS encoding permease — MNWKSEWKPLAVIVAVFLATFYLPVGVPRFDNAVHEALQLARWYAQEHVLLCLIPAFFIAGAIGVFVSQNSVLKYLGPQANKACAYGVASCSGSILAVCSCTILPLFAGIYRMGAGIGPATAFLYSGPAINILAIVLTAQVLGPELGIARAVGAIFFAVVIGLIMHVLYRREEADKAAKMAELPVEEPKRNLTQTGLYFMSMIGILVFANWGAPGESTGIWHAVYSNKWLLTSLFAIGLAVILPTWYGLPWSRMAMVALPTAALALLFPQEPTIAFVVGFVGLSVMISTREDELGQWFSSSWIFAKQILPLLFIGVLIAGLLLGRPGAEGLIPSAWVSAAVGGNSLGANFFAAFAGAFMYFATLTEVPILQGLLGSGMGQGPALALLLAGPALSLPNMLVIRSIMGTKKTVVFVTLVVIMATISGMIFGHFWG, encoded by the coding sequence ATGAACTGGAAATCCGAATGGAAGCCCCTGGCCGTCATTGTAGCGGTTTTTTTAGCCACTTTTTATCTGCCCGTGGGCGTGCCCCGATTCGACAACGCGGTCCACGAAGCCCTGCAACTGGCCAGATGGTATGCCCAGGAGCATGTCCTGCTCTGTCTGATCCCGGCTTTTTTCATCGCCGGAGCCATCGGCGTGTTCGTCAGCCAGAATTCCGTGCTCAAATATCTGGGGCCTCAGGCCAACAAGGCCTGCGCCTACGGCGTGGCCTCCTGTTCCGGCTCGATCCTGGCCGTTTGTTCCTGCACCATTCTGCCCCTGTTCGCCGGGATCTACCGGATGGGCGCGGGCATCGGTCCGGCCACGGCCTTCCTCTATTCCGGTCCGGCCATCAACATCCTGGCCATTGTGCTCACGGCCCAGGTTCTCGGTCCGGAATTGGGCATCGCCCGAGCCGTGGGTGCCATATTCTTTGCCGTGGTCATCGGCTTGATCATGCACGTGTTGTATCGCCGGGAAGAAGCGGACAAGGCCGCCAAAATGGCGGAATTGCCCGTGGAGGAGCCGAAGAGAAATCTCACCCAAACCGGGCTGTATTTCATGAGCATGATCGGCATTCTGGTCTTCGCCAACTGGGGCGCCCCCGGTGAATCCACCGGAATATGGCATGCCGTCTACAGCAACAAATGGTTGTTGACCTCACTTTTCGCCATTGGCCTGGCCGTGATTCTGCCCACCTGGTACGGTCTGCCCTGGTCCCGGATGGCCATGGTCGCCTTGCCCACGGCAGCCCTGGCCCTGCTCTTTCCGCAAGAACCGACCATTGCCTTTGTCGTCGGCTTTGTGGGTCTCTCCGTGATGATCAGCACCCGTGAAGACGAATTGGGCCAGTGGTTTTCCTCGTCGTGGATCTTCGCCAAGCAGATTCTGCCCCTGCTCTTCATCGGCGTACTGATTGCCGGCCTGCTCCTCGGGCGTCCGGGAGCCGAAGGCCTGATCCCCTCGGCCTGGGTCAGCGCGGCCGTTGGCGGTAATTCACTGGGCGCGAATTTCTTCGCCGCATTTGCCGGAGCATTCATGTACTTTGCCACATTGACTGAAGTACCCATCCTGCAAGGACTCCTGGGCAGCGGCATGGGCCAGGGTCCGGCTCTGGCCCTGCTTCTAGCCGGCCCGGCCCTGAGTCTGCCGAACATGCTGGTCATTCGCAGCATCATGGGCACGAAAAAAACCGTGGTCTTCGTCACCCTGGTGGTGATCATGGCCACGATCAGCGGGATGATTTTCGGTCATTTCTGGGGGTAG
- a CDS encoding arsenate reductase ArsC — protein sequence MAKMQILFLCTGNSCRSQMAEGWARHLRSESIDAYSAGIERHGLNPLAVKVMAEAGVDISGFRSKTVDELPEQEFDYVITLCGHAQETCPFFPAKTKRLHVGFDDPPKLAEQAQNEEEALTHYRRVRDKIRDYVQSLPASLLES from the coding sequence ATGGCAAAAATGCAAATTCTGTTTCTGTGCACGGGAAATTCCTGCCGCAGCCAAATGGCTGAGGGCTGGGCTCGGCATCTGAGGAGTGAATCCATCGACGCTTACTCAGCAGGCATTGAAAGGCACGGCCTCAATCCTCTGGCCGTGAAGGTGATGGCCGAAGCCGGGGTGGACATCAGCGGGTTTCGCTCCAAGACCGTGGATGAATTGCCGGAGCAGGAATTCGATTACGTGATCACCCTGTGCGGACATGCCCAAGAAACCTGCCCTTTCTTTCCCGCCAAGACAAAACGGCTCCACGTTGGCTTTGACGATCCGCCCAAACTCGCCGAACAAGCCCAAAATGAAGAGGAAGCCTTGACCCATTACCGCCGCGTACGCGATAAAATTAGAGACTATGTGCAGAGCTTGCCTGCGTCTCTGCTTGAATCATAG
- a CDS encoding rhodanese-like domain-containing protein gives MKKLLISLLLPALLMVSNLHADEPTLEEYLLQYDYAARWDMKITSRELVGLLQQDKVQFVDIRFAEEHATWKMGFGLHIPLPDLPRQLHRLDPDKLVVTACPLKDRAIIAMTYLKTKSFDVKYLADGMLGLAEYLRGDMALELTDVLPPSDDNEPLESSDICPG, from the coding sequence ATGAAAAAATTGTTGATATCATTGTTGTTGCCGGCCTTGCTCATGGTTTCCAACCTGCATGCCGACGAGCCGACCCTGGAGGAGTACCTGTTGCAATACGACTATGCGGCCCGCTGGGACATGAAGATTACCAGTCGGGAGCTGGTCGGTCTGCTCCAGCAGGACAAGGTCCAGTTCGTGGACATCCGTTTCGCCGAGGAACATGCGACCTGGAAAATGGGGTTTGGCCTGCACATTCCGCTGCCCGACCTGCCCCGGCAATTGCACAGGCTCGACCCCGACAAGCTGGTGGTCACGGCCTGCCCACTCAAGGACCGGGCGATCATCGCCATGACCTATCTGAAAACCAAAAGTTTTGACGTGAAATATCTGGCCGACGGCATGCTTGGCCTGGCCGAGTATCTGCGGGGGGATATGGCGCTGGAGTTGACGGACGTATTGCCTCCGAGCGATGACAACGAGCCCCTGGAATCATCTGACATTTGCCCTGGTTGA
- a CDS encoding universal stress protein, with protein sequence MFEKILYPTDGSEVSLQALKYVKGLQGAGAKLVVLLRVVDEKTMDVVRKGMTLAGKESGAFLSTVYESLLEEARQQLKPIAEELEAAGLNVSMRIESGRPRSRVLEIADEENVSAIVLGSHGRGNMAGMLLGSVADYVVRHARQSVIVIKRQEGQSTRANVR encoded by the coding sequence ATGTTCGAAAAAATTCTCTACCCCACCGACGGTTCCGAGGTTTCTCTCCAGGCCTTGAAATACGTGAAAGGGTTGCAGGGGGCCGGTGCCAAACTGGTCGTCCTGCTCAGAGTAGTGGACGAAAAAACCATGGACGTCGTACGCAAGGGAATGACCTTGGCGGGAAAAGAATCCGGTGCGTTTTTAAGCACGGTGTATGAGTCCCTGCTGGAGGAAGCCCGCCAACAGCTCAAACCCATAGCCGAAGAGCTCGAAGCCGCCGGACTGAACGTTTCCATGCGCATTGAATCCGGCAGACCCAGGTCCAGAGTTCTGGAAATCGCTGATGAAGAAAATGTCTCGGCCATTGTCCTTGGCTCCCACGGTCGCGGCAACATGGCCGGCATGCTTCTGGGCTCGGTGGCGGACTACGTTGTGCGTCACGCTAGGCAGTCGGTGATCGTGATCAAAAGACAGGAAGGGCAATCAACCAGGGCAAATGTCAGATGA